From a single Fusarium fujikuroi IMI 58289 draft genome, chromosome FFUJ_chr03 genomic region:
- a CDS encoding probable Protein required for hyphal anastomosis (HAM-2), producing the protein MSNAWPPRASQDDAQPITPIDDVTDTGEIADLAGEAEQPDLPPVPAPPTAARPPLERNSLQGAPPAAPMASLPSNDQPSGTDSLSLQQLRHIVAEFNRADPVAYDFEYTDMGPHAEEIDEWFNYQVPQWVRLSAAQRAFKWHWQHESRSQDSWDDADNDTRARFVQTAIAGVQSNDAALRSASIGKLVYLVLGRWNDTAMPNATAGDSRSVASIPQLQAIKAGVECLSSLEGLPVIWEALRSNFEVQWSGDPLGQHNSAQEAQDELMNLMTIMYVVVQDTLNDPEDMSSTYGKLLELNPSMVDYMFTATSKLRWDEQNAMPQTQILLLFWKSILLVFGGTKELEAIKDATNEMGDKAADKKTITASPLDYHVFRQEITSKYPAYVPPRPAIPLEADNTSLLPPLSSQVSRNNGANGIIPAPPQVHSGGTSILDQPVHIATPAPSPPPSPAVNGKGGKKQNYQTNQNFPFMYPPLDASSNFAGGKGPSGLQHALVGRKWEGSDIPASILEAGELFSKRVRMTRATRQLWEERERFLKFERGYNSDHNDDDDEIEGLDLNELSAEEQEILKAVKAQTKAEEKRKNPVAPEPEIDYGPRPELLSERDKQRLAAVEKFYRDALPHLQSLVIVLLRPILLNVTAIVAQQPQQAPPGMGRGNNPGMNGGPSANRQQQELPGQSLPKPPTPELSLEEVDAARTREITSKAMTGILILLLKWLRVSHVLKFEYMTQLLLDSNYVPLVLKLFAHQDVQQVVDSKMDRAENSFFHFCNLLSQSRDKAAADSVQEEDEGDDEEIEESEDEAAPPPIRRRRSPTAQNDDDTDPNSDDHASSTRPEVDELGYPLNQQPTEPITDFSRRNFFSLINYLRVMQKICKNKAHRNLLLVQYKSSTILRKSLKVPQPELRLYTLKLFKNQVPYCGRKWRQSNMRVITAIYLHCRPELKDEWLAGSDVDAEVDAALPLEQALRSLTHWLNLRRYPDKIAPDIRAAMRDEQDFFSRELEKLELNWTEGGGDDGMSELEPGEVW; encoded by the exons ATGAGCAACGCCTGGCCCCCGAGGGCCTCTCAAGACGATGCGCAACCTATTACTCCGATAGATGATGTAACCGACACAGGTGAAATCGCTGACCTCGCCGGCGAGGCCGAACAACCCGATCTTCCACCGGTTCCTGCGCCGCCCACAGCAGCACGGCCTCCCCTCGAGCGAAACTCTCTACAAGGCGCTCCTCCAGCCGCGCCTATGGCATCTCTCCCTTCAAATGATCAGCCTTCGGGGACCGACTCGCTCTCTCTCCAGCAATTGCGCCATATAGTAGCGGAGTTCAATCGCGCAGATCCTGTCGCCTATGATTTTGAGTACACCGACATGGGTCCGCATGCCGAAGAGATAGACGAGTGGTTCAACTATCAGGTACCACAGTGGGTTAGGCTCAGTGCTGCGCAGAGAGCTTTTAAGTGGCACTGGCAGCATGAGTCGAGATCTCAGGACTCATGGGATGATGCAGATAACGATACGCGGGCACGGTTTGTCCAAACCGCTATAGCAGGCGTGCAATCCAACGATGCAGCATTACGGTCAGCTTCTATTGGGAAGCTGGTGTACCTGGTTTTGGGCCGTTGGAATGATACTGCCATGCCGAATGCGACAGCAGGAGATAGTCGGTCCGTTGCGAGTATTCCACAGCTGCAGGCTATCAAGGCTGGAGTCGAGTGTCTTAGCTCTTTGGAAGGGCTGCCAGTGATATGGGAAGCCCTGCGGAGTAATTTCGAAGTACAGTG GTCAGGGGATCCTCTAGGGCAGCATAACAGCGCCCAAGAAGCTCAGGATGAGTTGATGAATCTCATGACCATCATGTACGTTGTAGTACAGGACACTCTCAACGACCCGGAAGACATGTCCTCTACATACGGAAAGTTGT TGGAACTCAATCCCTCGATGGTCGATTACATGTTTACAGCAACTTCGAAATTACGATGGGATGAGCAAAATGCCATGCCCCAAACTCAG ATACTTCTACTGTTTTGGAAATCAATTCTACTTGTTTTTGGTGGAACCAAAGAGCTCGAAGCTATCAAAGACGCTACTAATGAGATGGGAGACAAAGCAGCTGATAAGAAGACCATCACTGCTTCACCCCTAGACTATCACGTTTTCCGGCAAGAGATTACATCAAAATACCCAGCATATGTACCTCCGCGACCAGCCATTCCACTTGAAGCAGATAACACCTCTTTATTACCCCCTCTCTCGAGTCAAGTTTCCAGGAATAACGGTGCTAACGGTATCATTCCCGCGCCACCTCAGGTTCACAGTGGAGGAACCTCGATTCTTGACCAACCAGTACACATTGCAACCCCAGCGCCATCACCACCCCCTTCTCCAGCGGTAAATGGAaagggaggcaagaaacaGAACTATCAAACAAACCAGAATTTCCCTTTCATGTACCCTCCTTTAGATGCGTCGAGCAACTTTGCTGGCGGGAAAGGCCCTTCTGGTCTCCAACATGCTCTGGTAGGCCGAAAGTGGGAAGGAAGCGATATTCCCGCTTCCATCCTTGAAGCTGGAGAGTTATTCTCAAAACGAGTCAGGATGACACGGGCGACTCGCCAGCTCTGGGAAGAGCGCGAGCGATTTCTTAAGTTCGAGCGCGGCTATAATAGTGACcacaatgatgatgatgacgagattGAGGGTCTAGACCTTAATGAGCTTTCggcagaagagcaagagatTCTGAAGGCGGTAAAAGCGCAGACAaaagcagaggagaagagaaagaaccCCGTCGCTCCTGAACCTGAGATTGACTATGGTCCTCGACCAGAGCTGTTATCTGAACGAGACAAGCAACgccttgctgctgttgaaaaGTTCTAT CGTGATGCTCTGCCTCACCTCCAATCGCTTGTGATAGTCCTACTGCGGCCGATTCTTCTTAACGTGACAGCAATCGTCGCAcagcaacctcaacaagCACCTCCAGGAATGGGTAGAGGCAACAATCCTGGCATGAACGGCGGTCCTTCGGCGAATAGACAGCAGCAGGAGTTGCCCGGACAGAGCCTCCCCAAACCACCGACACCTGAATTATCTCTAGAAGAAGTTGACGCCGCCAGGACTCGGGAAATCACATCCAAAGCCATGACTGGGATTCTCATACTCCTGCTGAAATGGCTGAGAGTTTCTC ATGTCCTCAAATTCGAGTATATGACGCAACTTCTATTGGACTCTAACTACGTCCCTCTcgtcctcaagctcttcgcTCATCAAGATGTTCAGCAGGTGGTCGATAGCAAAATGGACCGCGCTGAAAATAG TTTCTTCCATTTCTGTAACCTGTTGTCGCAATCTAGAGATAAGGCAGCTGCAGACTCGGtgcaggaagaagatgaaggggaTGACGAAGAAATAGAAGAGAGCGAAGATGAGGCTGCCCCTCCGCCGATCAGGAGAAGACGATCGCCAACTGCGCAAAACGACGATGACACAGATCCCAACAGCGATGACCACGCTTCTTCAACGAGACCCGAAGTAGACGAGCTTGGCTATCCCCTCAATCAACAACCGACAGAGCCTATCACAGACTTCTCGCGCCgcaacttcttctccctcaTTAATTACTTGAGAGTGATGCAAAAGATTTGCAAAAACAAAGCACACCGAAACTTGCTGCTTGTCCAATACAAGTCGTCAACAATCCTTAGGAAGTCTCTCAAAGTACCTCAACCAGAATTACGCCTGTATACGCTTAAATTGTTCAAGAACCAAGTTCCCTACTGCGGCCGTAAGTGGCGCCAGAGCAACATGCGGGTGATCACAGCGATATATCTGCACTGTCGACCGGAGCTGAAGGACGAATGGCTTGCGGGAAGTGACGTGGATGCCGAAGTGGACGCAGCGCTTCCCCTGGAACAAGCATTGCGCAGCCTAACACACTGGCTTAACCTTCGCCGGTACCCAGACAAAATCGCACCAGATATCAGAGCTGCTATGCGAGACGAGCAGGACTTTTTCTCCAgggaacttgagaagctggagttGAATTGGACGGAAGGGGGAGGCGACGATGGCATGAGCGAACTAGAGCCGGGTGAGGTCTGGTAG